Part of the Bacteroidales bacterium genome is shown below.
CAACCCACGTATAAATGCATGCATTTCCTGCGCTTGTTCCGAAGATGCGGTAACACCCGTACCTATTGCCCACACAGGCTCGTATGCAATTATAGTATTTTGTATTTCTTCACTATTCAGAACAAATAATCCTTCTTCAAGCTGTGTTTTCACTATATTAAAATGGTTTCCTTTTTCGCGTTCAGCAAGTATTTCACCACAGCAAAATATTGGTTTCAAATTATTTTTTAAAACTGCTTTTACTTTTTTGGCAAGAAAATTATTATCTTCATTAAAATAAGCTCTTCGCTCAGAATGCCCTAATATAACATGACTCACGCCAATTGATTCAAGCATCGAAGCAGCAACTTCGCCAGTATAAGCTCCTTTTTCTTCGGAATGGCAATTTTGTGCAGCCACAGAAATTCGTGAACTATTTTTTGATAACTGGAATACGCTTTCCAGGAATGGAAATGGAGGTGCTAATATTACCTGAACATTTTCAGAAATTTTTAATTTTGATACTCCTTCAACTATCCCGTTTACCAATGCTATCGCTTCATTACGGGTTTTATTCATT
Proteins encoded:
- the tpiA gene encoding triose-phosphate isomerase, giving the protein MRKKIVAGNWKMNKTRNEAIALVNGIVEGVSKLKISENVQVILAPPFPFLESVFQLSKNSSRISVAAQNCHSEEKGAYTGEVAASMLESIGVSHVILGHSERRAYFNEDNNFLAKKVKAVLKNNLKPIFCCGEILAEREKGNHFNIVKTQLEEGLFVLNSEEIQNTIIAYEPVWAIGTGVTASSEQAQEMHAFIRGLIKEKYGDNIAGNYTILYGGSCNAKNARELFANTDVDGGLIGGASLIANDFITIVDSF